One stretch of Brettanomyces nanus chromosome 4, complete sequence DNA includes these proteins:
- the SOD1 gene encoding Superoxide dismutase [Cu-Zn] encodes MVKAVAVVRGDSTVKGIVTFEQATESEPTTINYNIEGNDPNALRGFHIHTFGDNTNGCTSAGPHFNPFGKTHGAPTDEIRHVGDLGNIKTDANGVAKGTIKDKLVKLIGENSILGRTVVVHAGTDDLGKGGNADSLKTGNAGGRPACGVIGLSA; translated from the exons ATGGTCAAAGCTG TTGCTGTCGTCAGAGGTGATTCTACTGTTAAGGGCATTGTTACATTCGAGCAGGCTACCGAAAGTGAGCCAACTACCATCAACTACAACATTGAAGGTAATGATCCTAATGCTTTAAGAGGATTCCATATCCATACTTTTGGTGATAACACCAATGGTTGTACTTCTGCTGGCCCTCACTTCAATCCATTTGGTAAGACTCATGGTGCTCCAACTGATGAGATCAGACATGTTGGTGATTTGGGTAACATTAAGACTGATGCAAATGGTGTTGCCAAAGGCACTATCAAGGATAAGCTTGTCAAGTTAATTGGTGAGAACTCCATTCTTGGAAGAACTGTTGTTGTTCATGCTGGCACTGATGATTTGGGCAAAGGTGGTAATGCAGACTCCTTGAAGACCGGTAATGCTGGTGGCAGACCAGCCTGTGGTGTTATTGGATTGTCTGCTTGA
- a CDS encoding uncharacterized protein (EggNog:ENOG41) produces the protein MVLDWCKTKLLLKSDKSIYQGIDPKSTHDLRDYAVFSFLRFMIFLALLSWISAVVCAVTVVNDSNFEDVVFGKPGTFSLVYFNSPYCSYCRQLDPEYEPLGDLYRGTKLQVFKIDGLNNKRIRSKYHLVGFPVVRLFSSDGAQMGSYKGKRRTPEMMQYILEATGARPNKFTSYVTKIGKDGIQNYKDLTDRIFDENNNAKDTVVAFYEPWDSELGNPYNSYFERLAKYYSEEVNDNTVEFVGVDATLPESTDAVRFFQVGKYPMIFHLPKGADRYIAYRLDENLDATKIVSMISGKDIGQTRLNLKKLQDDVNMRIEEMERQDDDEDDEDQIPLYRDL, from the exons atggT ACTGGACTGGTGCAAAACGAAGCTCTTACTTAAGTCCGACAAGTCCATTTATCAAGGAATCGACCCCAAATCTACCCATGATCTCAGGGACTACGcagttttttctttcttacgGTTCATGATATTCTTAGCTTTACTATCGTGGATATCGGCAGTCGTCTGCGCCGTTACCGTAGTTAACGATTccaactttgaagatgtgGTATTTGGCAAACCAGGCACCTTCTCTCTAGTATACTTCAACTCTCCGTACTGTTCATACTGTCGTCAGCTTGACCCTGAATACGAACCGTTGGGAGATTTATATAGAGGGACCAAGCTTCAGGTGTTCAAAATCGACGGTCTAAACAACAAGCGCATTCGTAGTAAGTACCATTTGGTAGGCTTCCCGGTGGTGAGACTCTTTTCCAGTGATGGAGCACAGATGGGCTCTTATAAGGGAAAGAGAAGGACTCCTGAGATGATGCAGTACATTCTTGAGGCTACAGGTGCCAGACCAAACAAGTTTACTAGTTATGTAACCAAGATAGGAAAGGATGGTATTCAGAACTACAAGGATCTTACAGATAGGAtctttgatgaaaataataaTGCAAAAGATACCGTGGTGGCATTCTATGAACCTTGGGACTCCGAATTGGGCAATCCCTATAATTCCTATTTCGAGCGTTTGGCCAAGTACTATTCTGAGGAGGTCAACGACAATACAGTTGAATTCGTAGGAGTAGATGCTACATTACCGGAATCTACCGATGCAGTCAGATTTTTCCAGGTGGGGAAATATCCAATGATATTCCATTTACCTAAGGGAGCCGATAGATATATCGCTTATAGACTCGATGAGAACTTGGATGCTACAAAAATTGTCTCTATGATATCTGGAAAAGACATTGGACAGACCAGattgaacttgaaaaagttgCAGGACGATGTTAATATGAGAATTgaggagatggagagacaggatgatgatgaagacgatgaagatcaaATCCCGCTGTATAGAGATTTATAG
- the PRE7 gene encoding Proteasome subunit beta type-6 (MEROPS:MER0005692~BUSCO:EOG09343HWL) gives MCSTQKSLMATEYSTEVRMEPIEHRFNPYQDNGGTILGIAGEDFAVLAGDTRQTVGYSIDSRYEPKVHDVGDNLLLSANGFSADGVELVKVFESQLKWYHFDNNKKMLVHSAARLIQHMLYKKRMFPYYVSTILAGLDEEGKGAVYSFDPVGSYEREQCRAGGAAASLIMPFLDNQVNFKHQMDPESKGTKRRPLKYLSLDEVIELVRDAFSSATERHIEVGDGLQILIVTKDGVRKEYYPLKRD, from the exons ATGTGTAGC ACACAGAAGAGTTTAATGGCCACCGAATACTCGACAGAGGTTCGGATGGAACCTATCGAACACAGATTCAATCCCTATCAAGATAATGGTGGCACTATATTGGGTATTGCTGGAGAAGACTTTGCCGTTTTAGCAGGAGATACTAGACAAACTGTTGGTTACAGTATTGATTCCAGATACGAGCCTAAGGTTCATGATGTTGGAGATAACCTATTACTTTCAGCTAATGGATTTTCTGCCGATGGTGTTGAGTTGGTAAAGGTGTTTGAGAGTCAGTTGAAGTGGTACCATTTCGACAACAATAAAAAGATGCTTGTTCATAGTGCCGCCAGATTGATACAGCATATGTTGTACAAAAAGAGGATGTTCCCATACTACGTGTCCACTATATTGGCTGGTCTagacgaagaaggaaaaggtgCTGTCTATTCATTCGACCCTGTTGGCTCTTACGAGAGAGAACAGTGCCGAGCAGgaggagcagcagcatcGTTAATTATGCCATTTTTAGACAACCAAGtgaatttcaaacaccaAATGGATCCGGAGAGTAAGGGAACCAAGAGAAGGCCCTTGAAATATCTCTCGTTGGATGAAGTGATTGAATTGGTGAGAGATGCATTTTCATCAGCTACAGAAAGGCATATAGAAGTTGGTGATGGATTACAAATTTTGATTGTGACTAAAGATGGTGTCCGTAAAGAGTATTATCCTTTGAAAAGGGATTGA
- a CDS encoding uncharacterized protein (BUSCO:EOG09342FXU) → MGLANLIELSPVLFSLPTLLVSLTFSSYSYNPWYGRDDEQPSSITQNAIPVTQSVLFAALTLLIVAFVCKLGYLNRSPLVYAAADDDNDTMDEKPRSSKLSFVSDIINTTVTLLFPLSCLLLANNLLLPIRIASLVVIEILIGRDSKKLSKHRSLQLEQEYSMDGTIVSVIFKKYQPIVIYLLCFLYDFVLHGRNTGAKKYIVLGYCLLLVPLLVFLNPFGSEFISKRAVTPKLNTSLVLSAGSMLLMTVYNLKDLNLKMIFVAIGSLIIFIVSQMDWKSVEFGGKPRSLFNRHMFTDNYKLNLLTLNFIMAAVQLISLNMGGHYSLNDVTATNDIVKGCLIDFALNVALVFLIQPESKTLSLEDADGSEKQQIPKDKETFISLIVQMVKYEESRSIFNFLLLNLSFMFVQILYSFRSRSLSLLSDSLHMFLDCTSLFLGMLASVIAKNNLEHPNKSYPFGLARVETLAGFANGSLLLGIVLGIFNQAAQRIVSPVPLERTTELLVVSILGLAVNLVGIFAFNHGGDGHSHGHSHTHGHQHNEESQQHTNLHSHTHQLEAAAESANYRNDNMHGIFLHIMADTLGSVGVVISTVMVKHFAWSIIDPLTSIFIGLLILLSSFPLLKSSSSNLLLSLEDGSAQQLKETLGQIRHISGVKSYTTPRFWPQNDSSSKLVGYLHVQYYRTENASNIRQKIDRILELSPVVNRCYIQLENEIDDCWCRKKAIFSTS, encoded by the coding sequence ATGGGACTTGCAAATCTAATTGAATTGTCTCCCGTTTTGTTTTCTCTTCCGACGCTTTTGGTCTCACTCACTTTCTCTAGCTATTCCTACAATCCATGGTACGGACGAGACGATGAACAGCCTTCATCCATTACTCAAAATGCCATTCCTGTCACTCAGAGTGTTCTCTTTGCCGCGCTAACTCTACTTATAGTGGCTTTTGTGTGTAAGCTTGGGTACCTGAACAGAAGTCCTCTAGTGtatgctgctgctgatgaCGACAACGATACGATGGACGAAAAGCCTCGATCTTCCAAGCTATCGTTTGTGTCTGATATTATAAATACCACAGTGAcacttctttttcctttaaGTTGCTTGCTCTTGGCAAATAACCTACTTTTGCCCATCCGTATTGCTTCTTTGGTGGTGATCGAGATCCTTATCGGCAGAGATTCCAAAAAACTTTCCAAGCATCGTTCTTTGCAATTGGAGCAAGAATATTCCATGGATGGTACGATTGTGTCTGTGATATTCAAGAAGTATCAACCTATAGTGATTTATTTGTTATGCTTTCTATACGATTTCGTGCTTCATGGGCGCAACACAGGTGCCAAAAAGTACATTGTTTTGGGATattgtcttcttttggTGCCTTTACTGGTCTTTTTGAACCCATTTGGCAGTGAATTCATATCGAAAAGAGCTGTGACCCCAAAGCTAAATACTTCTTTGGTGCTTTCTGCTGGTTCGATGCTTCTCATGACTGTATACAATCTCAAAGACTTGAACCTAAAGATGATATTTGTTGCCATAGGCTCTTTAATAATATTCATTGTCAGTCAGATGGATTGGAAAAGCGTTGAATTTGGCGGGAAACCACgctctcttttcaataGGCACATGTTCACGGACAACTATAAGTTGAATTTACTTACTCTCAACTTTATCATGGCGGCAGTCCAACTCATCTCATTGAATATGGGCGGACATTATTCTTTGAACGACGTTACTGCCACGAACGATATCGTCAAGGGTTGCCTGATAGATTTTGCGTTAAATGTTGCATTAGTGTTTCTTATACAGCCAGAATCCAAAACcctttctcttgaagaCGCTGATGGATCAGAGAAACAGCAAATACctaaagataaagaaacaTTTATCTCCCTAATAGTACAGATGGTAAAGTACGAAGAGTCTCGCTCgatcttcaactttttaCTTCTCAATCTATCGTTCATGTTTGTACAGATCCTCTACTCCTTTAGATCACGATCGTTAAGCTTGTTGAGCGATTCCTTGCACATGTTTTTAGATTGTACCTCGTTGTTTCTTGGTATGCTTGCTTCAGTAATTGCCAAGAATAATCTTGAACATCCAAATAAGTCCTATCCATTTGGACTTGCGAGGGTCGAGACTCTTGCTGGATTTGCAAATGGTTCTCTTTTGCTCGGTATAGTGCTTGGCATTTTCAACCAGGCTGCACAGAGGATCGTGAGTCCAGTTCCGTTGGAAAGAACCACAGAGCTTTTAGTTGTCAGTATTCTTGGGCTTGCGGTGAATTTGGTGGGTATATTCGCATTCAACCATGGTGGTGACGGTCATTCCCATGGACATTCACATACTCATGGTCATCAGCACAACGAGGAGTCGCAGCAGCATACCAACTTACATTCTCATACTCATCAGTTGGAAGCAGCAGCGGAATCTGCCAATTATAGAAACGATAATATGCATGGTATTTTTCTACATATTATGGCAGATACTCTTGGATCTGTAGGTGTTGTAATATCAACAGTTATGGTCAAACATTTTGCTTGGAGTATAATCGATCCACTCACGTCGATATTCATTGGACTTttaattcttctctcatcTTTTCCGTTACTAAagtcatcgtcatcgaATCTTCTACTCTCATTAGAAGATGGTTCGGCCCAGCAATTGAAGGAAACGCTTGGACAAATAAGGCATATTTCGGGTGTAAAATCATATACTACGCCAAGATTCTGGCCTCAGAATGATTCAAGCTCCAAATTAGTCGGATATTTGCACGTTCAATACTACAGGACTGAAAATGCATCAAACATCAGGCAGAAGATTGATCGAATTCTCGAGCTATCACCGGTGGTTAATAGATGCTATATACAACTAGAAAACGAGATTGACGATTGTTGGTGTCGGAAGAAAGCTATATTCAGTACCAGTTAG
- a CDS encoding uncharacterized protein (EggNog:ENOG41), giving the protein MSHHSIAPYNFFKGHPTVTLLPTREIMDATMHILKRFDHTMDTYDGLKNTHPLDYGTDPGNFEVRSLIASWNDNNFHVTTPSNPDCINLTAGASFGLVNLLQQATSPHNGVTRRAFFPSPTYFLINSIFIDGGFGGKLSAILEKDDGQIDLDNLEKKIQYYELFDPKPELAITKDDIREIYDPSRPMKKIYRYLLYLVPTFSNPKGGSLTIENRLALIELARKYNMLIVCDDVYDLLDYREGAEPKYYKRMVYLDRETLPEGEEYGNVVSNATFSKLLGPGLRAGYQETATPKLAYLLSQGGAIMSGGSPAQLNTIIIGELIKTGVIDRVIADLVKVYSIRAKVLKNSIRKYLPEGTKFTFFDGGYFGWVTLPDGYDLKMISEECTKRGVILATGDNFEVSGDFKGWGEHAVRLSLSFMTSDELEKGIKIWGEVCTEFHQ; this is encoded by the coding sequence ATGAGCCATCACAGTATTGCTCCATACAATTTCTTTAAGGGTCATCCTACGGTGACCCTTCTTCCAACTAGAGAGATCATGGATGCCACCATGCACATTCTCAAGAGATTTGACCATACTATGGATACCTATGATGGTCTAAAAAACACTCATCCTCTTGATTATGGTACGGATCCGGGAAATTTCGAGGTGAGATCTCTCATCGCAAGTTGGAATGACAACAATTTCCATGTGACTACACCTTCTAATCCGGATTGCATCAACCTTACAGCCGGTGCTTCATTCGGTCTAGTCAATTTACTTCAGCAGGCTACCAGTCCTCACAATGGTGTCACTCGCCGGGCTTTTTTCCCCAGTCCCACTtacttcttgatcaattcTATATTTATAGACGGTGGATTTGGCGGGAAACTTAGTGCTATCTTGGAAAAAGACGATGGTCAGATCGATCTCGAcaacttggaaaagaagatacagTACTATGAGCTCTTTGATCCTAAGCCCGAATTGGCAATTACAAAGGATGATATTCGAGAGATTTATGACCCTTCTAGACCAATGAAAAAGATATATCGTTATCTGTTATATCTAGTTCCTACTTTCTCCAATCCTAAAGGTGGTTCTCTTACCATTGAAAACAGGCTGGCTTTGATTGAGTTAGCCAGAAAATACAATATGCTTATTGTTTGCGATGATGTCTACGATTTGCTAGATTATCGTGAGGGTGCAGAACCAAAATACTATAAAAGAATGGTGTATCTTGATAGAGAAACTCTTCCCGAGGGAGAAGAATACGGTAACGTCGTCTCCAATGCCACCTTTTCCAAATTACTAGGACCCGGACTTCGTGCAGGGTATCAAGAGACTGCAACTCCGAAATTGGCTTACCTACTTTCTCAAGGAGGTGCCATAATGTCAGGTGGAAGTCCAGCTCAGTTAAATACTATTATTATTGGTGAACTTATTAAGACAGGCGTTATTGATAGAGTGATTGCCGATTTGGTCAAGGTGTATTCTATCAGGGCGAAGGTATTGAAAAATAGTATACGGAAATACCTTCCGGAGGGTACCAAGTTCACATTTTTTGATGGAGGTTACTTTGGATGGGTCACCTTGCCTGATGGCTATGATTTAAAGATGATCTCTGAAGAATGCACTAAGAGAGGTGTCATCTTGGCAACAGGTGATAATTTTGAGGTCAGTGGAGACTTTAAAGGCTGGGGAGAGCATGCTGTCAGATTGTCTTTGAGCTTCATGACTTCTGATGAGTTAGAGAAGGGGATAAAGATATGGGGCGAAGTGTGCACGGAGTTTCACCAATAA